In Amycolatopsis jiangsuensis, the following proteins share a genomic window:
- a CDS encoding beta-N-acetylglucosaminidase domain-containing protein: protein MTLPGRIRLAAVAVAGAIAATLALTQPAAAAPGGVPVVSPTPQQISSQPDEVKIPSTVVLVVDQTTDAAAKDLLSTLLKEHGAKRIITLDPDAAAQQHGLLLVRLGGPGFSSQAPSQAEGYALTVSRLSGILIAGRDGSGQYYGVQTLRQLLVPSGGSWAVHGVSVRDWPNMALRGSIEGFYGPPWSTEARLHQIAFLGETKANTYIYSPKDDAYLRAQWRDPYPQQELETLGQVVASATAHHVEFTYALSPGVSICFSSAADVAAVKAKFQSVYDLGVRSFSMPFDDISYTKWNCDGDQAAYGAPGQAAAGKAQVTLLNAITADFVKTHDGVRPLQTVPTEYSDLEDSPYKTELRENLDPSVVVQWTGTAVVPPSVTNDQARQVSTLYGRKVFLWDNYPVNDYGESAGRLLLAPYDHRDAGLSQYLGGIVSNPMNQEAASQIAEFGVADFSWNDAAYSAERSWPQALARLAGGDPEATAALTVFADLEHYGPSSGPGPWQPQAPVLAAKTADFWDRWNAGDHSASGELRAYAEQIRDAAPVIRDGRVDSAFVTDAGPWLDATALWGQAMVTRIDALTAAAEGDQDKARQLTTTGDSLVSQAQAVKTGNTNAWGVRQALVGDGVLDTFLSQARDATVGSTAGAA from the coding sequence ATGACTCTGCCCGGCAGAATCCGGCTCGCCGCCGTGGCGGTGGCCGGCGCGATCGCCGCGACCCTCGCTCTCACCCAGCCCGCCGCCGCGGCTCCGGGTGGCGTGCCGGTCGTTTCCCCGACCCCGCAACAGATCAGTAGCCAGCCGGACGAGGTGAAGATCCCGTCCACCGTCGTGCTGGTGGTGGACCAGACCACCGACGCGGCGGCGAAGGACCTGCTCTCCACCCTGCTCAAGGAACACGGGGCCAAGCGGATCATCACGCTCGACCCCGATGCCGCGGCACAGCAGCACGGTCTCCTGCTGGTCCGCCTCGGCGGTCCCGGCTTCAGCAGCCAGGCGCCGTCGCAGGCGGAGGGTTACGCGCTCACGGTGTCCCGGTTGTCCGGCATCCTGATCGCCGGACGCGACGGTTCCGGCCAGTACTACGGAGTGCAGACGCTGCGGCAGTTGCTCGTCCCGTCCGGCGGCAGCTGGGCAGTACACGGCGTGAGCGTGCGCGACTGGCCGAACATGGCGCTGCGCGGCTCGATCGAGGGCTTCTACGGTCCGCCGTGGAGCACCGAGGCCCGGCTGCACCAGATCGCGTTCCTCGGCGAGACCAAGGCGAACACCTACATCTACAGTCCGAAGGACGACGCGTACCTGCGGGCGCAGTGGCGCGACCCCTACCCGCAGCAGGAGCTGGAGACGCTGGGCCAGGTGGTCGCCTCGGCCACCGCGCACCACGTCGAATTCACCTACGCGCTCTCGCCGGGCGTCTCGATCTGCTTCTCCTCGGCCGCGGACGTGGCGGCGGTGAAGGCGAAGTTCCAGTCGGTCTACGACCTGGGTGTGCGGTCGTTCTCCATGCCGTTCGACGACATCTCCTACACGAAGTGGAACTGCGACGGCGACCAGGCGGCCTACGGTGCGCCAGGGCAGGCCGCCGCGGGCAAGGCCCAGGTCACGCTGCTCAACGCGATCACCGCCGACTTCGTGAAGACCCACGACGGTGTCCGTCCACTTCAGACAGTGCCGACCGAGTACAGCGACCTGGAGGACTCGCCGTACAAGACCGAGCTGCGGGAGAACCTCGACCCGTCGGTGGTGGTCCAGTGGACCGGGACCGCGGTGGTCCCGCCCAGCGTGACCAACGACCAGGCGCGCCAGGTGTCCACATTGTACGGACGCAAGGTGTTCCTGTGGGACAACTACCCGGTGAACGACTACGGCGAGTCCGCCGGACGGCTGCTGCTGGCCCCGTACGACCACCGCGACGCCGGGCTGTCGCAGTACCTGGGCGGGATCGTCTCGAACCCGATGAACCAGGAAGCGGCCAGCCAGATCGCCGAGTTCGGGGTCGCGGACTTCTCCTGGAACGACGCCGCCTACTCGGCCGAGCGCTCCTGGCCGCAGGCCCTCGCGCGGCTCGCGGGTGGGGACCCGGAGGCGACCGCGGCGCTGACCGTGTTCGCCGACCTCGAGCACTACGGCCCCTCGTCGGGCCCTGGGCCGTGGCAGCCGCAGGCGCCGGTTCTCGCGGCCAAGACCGCCGACTTCTGGGACCGCTGGAACGCGGGCGACCACAGTGCTTCCGGCGAGCTGCGGGCCTACGCCGAGCAGATCCGTGACGCCGCACCGGTGATCCGCGACGGCCGGGTGGACAGCGCGTTCGTCACCGACGCCGGCCCGTGGCTGGACGCCACCGCGCTGTGGGGCCAGGCCATGGTGACCCGGATCGACGCACTCACCGCCGCCGCGGAGGGCGACCAGGACAAGGCCCGGCAACTGACCACGACCGGCGACAGCCTGGTCTCCCAGGCCCAGGCAGTGAAAACCGGCAACACCAACGCCTGGGGCGTACGTCAAGCCCTGGTCGGCGACGGCGTGCTCGACACTTTCCTCTCCCAGGCAAGGGATGCGACGGTCGGCTCCACAGCGGGAGCGGCATAA
- a CDS encoding tetratricopeptide repeat protein yields MYSPPDTDERPAARPRDRVAAAVGNASLLGIGYLLLGRRLLAAVTIVVTVVLVVLLTTVAPFRWFEVLILAWWAFVVAHGWYLARENAAKVGKQRMIALSVTAVVFAAVGLLRFDAVRIDGVIADARAQGSCATATEALDSRWLGHRVADAPLVTGEEATREACRRLRAANGKLARALSGKPGATAAAFGEFASVRREMPGHEAMAAVVLGGFLRHLPTPDACTTAKIDDWLSAHASAGPAPAQSAATVARTAPAAYLGCGDRLMTAKDWTTARTWYQRIVDRYPTDPRVAKAKEGITKATQALELAKVRELLDGPTGIEPDYCDSPAPYSAAAPYGAGTNRALFYGNDGYSGRFPAEWRASDAAQAVLVVCLGDDEDGTPVQTCPYENKMVPEFPIEVTFHKVAVPLKAYELRTGKLVVDTKVEIGGASCPRKLHYRSYVADLGPPSDTGVEPSDADVRAAFAPIIRK; encoded by the coding sequence ATGTACTCGCCGCCTGACACCGACGAACGGCCGGCCGCACGCCCGCGCGACCGGGTGGCTGCCGCCGTGGGCAACGCTTCCCTGCTCGGAATCGGCTACCTGCTATTGGGGCGGCGGCTGCTCGCCGCGGTCACCATCGTGGTCACAGTGGTGCTCGTGGTGCTGCTGACGACCGTCGCACCGTTCCGCTGGTTCGAAGTGCTGATCTTGGCGTGGTGGGCGTTCGTCGTGGCACACGGGTGGTACCTGGCGCGCGAGAATGCCGCGAAGGTCGGCAAACAACGGATGATCGCGCTGTCGGTGACGGCAGTCGTGTTCGCCGCGGTGGGACTGCTGCGGTTCGACGCGGTCCGGATCGACGGAGTGATCGCCGACGCCCGGGCGCAAGGCAGTTGCGCGACGGCGACCGAGGCGCTGGACAGCCGCTGGCTCGGGCACCGCGTCGCGGACGCTCCGCTCGTGACCGGAGAGGAAGCCACCCGGGAAGCATGCCGCCGGTTGCGCGCGGCGAACGGGAAACTCGCCCGAGCGCTGTCCGGCAAGCCCGGCGCGACGGCTGCCGCGTTCGGCGAATTCGCCTCGGTGCGCCGGGAGATGCCGGGACACGAGGCGATGGCCGCGGTCGTGCTCGGCGGTTTTCTCCGGCACCTCCCCACCCCGGATGCGTGCACGACCGCCAAGATCGACGACTGGCTCTCCGCGCACGCGTCGGCCGGGCCGGCGCCCGCGCAGTCGGCCGCCACCGTCGCCCGTACCGCGCCCGCCGCGTATCTCGGCTGCGGCGACCGGCTGATGACGGCAAAGGACTGGACCACCGCACGCACCTGGTACCAGCGGATCGTCGACCGCTACCCCACCGATCCCCGCGTGGCGAAGGCGAAGGAAGGCATCACGAAAGCCACTCAAGCACTGGAGCTGGCCAAGGTCCGGGAGCTCTTGGACGGGCCGACGGGCATCGAACCGGACTACTGCGACAGCCCCGCGCCCTACAGCGCCGCCGCCCCGTACGGCGCGGGCACGAACCGTGCACTCTTCTACGGCAACGACGGGTACAGCGGCCGTTTCCCCGCGGAGTGGCGCGCGTCCGACGCGGCGCAAGCAGTGCTCGTGGTGTGCCTGGGTGACGACGAGGACGGCACTCCGGTGCAGACCTGCCCGTACGAGAACAAGATGGTGCCCGAGTTCCCGATCGAGGTGACGTTCCACAAGGTCGCCGTTCCGCTGAAGGCCTACGAACTGCGCACCGGCAAACTGGTGGTGGACACGAAGGTGGAGATCGGTGGCGCCAGCTGCCCGCGGAAACTGCACTACCGCTCCTACGTCGCCGACCTGGGCCCGCCGTCGGACACCGGCGTCGAGCCCTCGGACGCGGACGTACGGGCGGCCTTCGCCCCGATCATCCGGAAGTGA
- the argG gene encoding argininosuccinate synthase: MSKVLTSLPVGERVGIAFSGGLDTSVAVAWMRDKGAVPCTYTADIGQYDEPDIASVPGRAGQYGAELARLVDCKEALVEEGLAALTCGAFHIRSGGRAYFNTTPLGRAVTGTLLVRAMLEDGVQIWGDGSTYKGNDIERFYRYGLLANPSLRIYKPWLDAAFVGELGGRKEMSEWLQAHDLPYRDSTEKAYSTDANIWGATHEAKSLEHLDTGIEIVDPIMGVRFWDPAVEIPAEDVTIGFEQGRPVTINGKPFATSVELVLEANAIGGRHGLGMSDQIENRIIEAKSRGIYEAPGMALLHAAYERLVNAVHNEDTVASYHNEGRRLGRLMYEGRWLDPQAMMLRESLQRWVGTAITGEVTLRLRRGEDYSILDTSGPAFSYHPDKLSMERTEDSAFGPTDRIGQLTMRNLDIADSRAKLEQYAGLGMVGSSHPRLIGAAQAASTGLIGAMPEGGAQAIASRGQAGDDELLDSAAMEYGTD; this comes from the coding sequence ATGTCCAAGGTGCTCACTTCCCTTCCCGTCGGCGAGCGGGTCGGCATCGCGTTCTCCGGTGGTCTCGACACGTCCGTTGCGGTGGCGTGGATGCGGGACAAGGGCGCGGTCCCGTGCACGTACACCGCCGACATCGGCCAGTACGACGAACCCGACATCGCGTCCGTGCCCGGGCGGGCCGGCCAGTACGGTGCCGAGCTGGCCCGGCTGGTGGACTGCAAGGAGGCGCTCGTCGAGGAGGGGCTCGCGGCGCTGACCTGCGGCGCATTCCACATCCGCAGCGGCGGCCGCGCGTACTTCAACACCACGCCGCTCGGCCGCGCCGTCACCGGCACCCTGCTGGTGCGCGCGATGCTCGAGGACGGCGTGCAGATCTGGGGCGACGGCTCCACCTACAAGGGCAACGACATCGAGCGGTTCTACCGCTACGGACTGCTCGCCAACCCGTCGCTGCGCATCTACAAGCCGTGGCTGGACGCCGCGTTCGTCGGGGAACTGGGCGGGCGCAAGGAGATGTCCGAGTGGCTGCAGGCGCACGACCTGCCCTACCGCGACAGCACCGAAAAGGCCTACTCCACCGACGCCAACATCTGGGGCGCCACCCACGAGGCGAAGTCGCTGGAGCACCTCGACACCGGGATCGAGATCGTCGACCCGATCATGGGCGTGCGGTTCTGGGACCCGGCAGTGGAGATCCCCGCCGAGGACGTGACGATCGGTTTCGAGCAGGGCCGCCCGGTCACCATCAACGGCAAGCCGTTCGCCACCTCGGTCGAGCTGGTGCTGGAGGCCAACGCCATCGGCGGACGGCACGGGCTGGGCATGTCCGACCAGATCGAGAACCGGATCATCGAGGCGAAGAGCCGGGGCATCTACGAGGCGCCGGGCATGGCGTTGCTGCACGCGGCCTACGAGCGCCTGGTCAACGCGGTGCACAACGAGGACACCGTGGCCAGCTACCACAACGAGGGCCGCCGCCTCGGCAGGCTCATGTACGAGGGCCGCTGGCTGGACCCGCAGGCGATGATGCTGCGCGAGTCCCTGCAGCGCTGGGTCGGCACCGCGATCACCGGCGAGGTCACCCTGCGGCTGCGCCGCGGCGAGGACTACTCGATCCTCGACACGTCCGGTCCGGCGTTCAGCTACCACCCGGACAAGCTGTCGATGGAGCGAACCGAGGACTCCGCGTTCGGCCCGACCGACCGGATCGGCCAGCTGACCATGCGCAACCTCGACATCGCCGACTCGCGCGCGAAACTCGAGCAGTACGCCGGGCTCGGCATGGTCGGCAGCTCGCACCCGCGGCTGATCGGCGCCGCGCAGGCAGCCTCCACCGGCCTGATCGGCGCGATGCCCGAGGGCGGTGCCCAGGCCATCGCCTCCCGCGGCCAGGCAGGCGACGACGAGCTACTGGACAGCGCCGCCATGGAGTACGGCACCGACTGA
- a CDS encoding LLM class flavin-dependent oxidoreductase: METPIGVIAPPTLPAGQLLDYAERADALGFAELWVFEDCFLRGGVAQAAAVLARTGRIRVGIGILPAGARNAAFACLDLATLAELFPGRLIAGIGHGTPAWMRQTGTWPASPVTLLREYFDATRALLHGERITVAGKYVRLEDVRLEQPPAVPPPLYAGVRGPRSLAAAAEVADGVILAEPVTPEYLHQAREVVGTKDIVAYHVAAVHDDAERARALVRPHLETFGEPDWAPHIAPLPFAAEFRRLRENAASPSDFARQLPDEWADQLSVAGTPDQARARLAEIPADHHVLYPAGPDPLAALENLARVLA; the protein is encoded by the coding sequence GTGGAAACCCCGATCGGCGTCATCGCCCCGCCCACTCTGCCTGCCGGACAGCTCCTCGACTACGCCGAGCGTGCCGACGCACTCGGGTTCGCCGAGCTGTGGGTGTTCGAGGACTGCTTCCTGCGCGGCGGCGTGGCGCAGGCCGCGGCCGTGCTCGCGCGGACCGGCCGGATCCGGGTCGGCATCGGGATCCTTCCCGCCGGCGCGCGCAACGCGGCGTTCGCCTGCCTGGATCTCGCGACGCTCGCGGAGCTGTTCCCCGGCCGGCTGATCGCGGGCATCGGTCACGGCACGCCCGCGTGGATGCGCCAGACCGGTACGTGGCCGGCCAGCCCGGTCACCTTGCTGCGCGAGTACTTCGACGCCACCCGCGCGCTGCTGCACGGCGAGCGGATCACGGTGGCAGGCAAGTACGTCCGACTCGAGGACGTCCGGCTGGAGCAGCCACCGGCGGTTCCTCCCCCGCTGTACGCCGGGGTCCGCGGCCCGCGGTCGCTGGCCGCCGCCGCGGAGGTGGCCGACGGCGTGATCCTGGCCGAGCCGGTGACCCCGGAATACCTGCACCAGGCCCGGGAAGTCGTCGGCACGAAGGACATCGTGGCCTACCACGTCGCCGCCGTGCACGACGACGCCGAGCGCGCCCGCGCCCTCGTCCGCCCGCACCTGGAGACGTTCGGCGAGCCCGACTGGGCACCGCACATCGCCCCGCTGCCGTTCGCCGCGGAATTCCGTCGGCTGCGCGAGAACGCGGCCTCCCCGTCGGACTTCGCCCGGCAGCTCCCGGACGAATGGGCCGATCAGCTCTCCGTCGCCGGCACCCCGGACCAGGCCCGCGCCCGCCTCGCCGAGATCCCCGCCGACCACCACGTGCTCTACCCCGCCGGGCCGGATCCGTTGGCAGCACTGGAAAACCTCGCCCGGGTGCTGGCTTAG
- a CDS encoding dihydroxy-acid dehydratase domain-containing protein: MSESSGRDVWRPGQDCQAVATALALGQDVDRIHGAPWGVVGTLGDSICYVGVNDKVDAIHAAMGRRIAERDLPVRLLAPNYSGGISDGQRNGTPQMRYSLIGRETTNDGLSLHFEGSDIRGVVAVVACDKPPVGTTAAIMERNVPAVVLSDGSIRPGTDPLTGETIDLVSCFQVAGDPDAAKRERWARNACPGHGSCGGMFTYNTMQTFIALLGLEPLHMVSPASEDPRRTEVFPEQLVDCLEIMTQRAITPRDLATPAAFRNATIVAIAMGGSTNVLLHAPEIARATGIDFWTEVMSQHDFNQLSRTVPVLINARPFGKYSMVDIDAVGGLPVIVKELLDHGVLDGSTLTCTGETLAEQVTRLDPPAPDGEVVLGVATPFKPTGGLRLLSGNLAPNGGAVIKLAGVETGIVDNRFVGRARVFDSERDLLSALVDTPDIFADQDMVVIRYEGPRGAPGMPEMLDPTSRITALCRRKGISVALMTDARFSGGSVGLVIGHVGPEAALGGPIALIEDGDTITVDLDHDTLDSAELADSATFEARLRRWQDEAASHGGEHPLVRPVTTRLLRRMRAAAATALEGAGMATPSGTQR, from the coding sequence ATGAGCGAATCGAGCGGTCGAGACGTCTGGCGGCCTGGGCAGGACTGTCAGGCTGTGGCCACGGCGCTGGCGTTGGGCCAGGACGTGGATCGGATCCACGGAGCGCCGTGGGGTGTCGTCGGAACCCTGGGTGACAGCATTTGCTACGTCGGTGTGAACGACAAGGTCGACGCCATCCACGCCGCCATGGGGCGCCGGATCGCGGAGCGGGACCTGCCGGTCCGGTTGCTGGCGCCGAACTACTCGGGCGGGATCTCGGACGGGCAGCGCAACGGCACACCGCAGATGCGCTACTCCCTGATCGGCAGGGAGACGACCAACGACGGGCTGTCACTGCACTTCGAGGGCAGCGACATCCGTGGTGTCGTCGCCGTCGTCGCCTGTGACAAGCCGCCCGTCGGTACCACCGCGGCGATCATGGAACGCAACGTTCCCGCCGTGGTGCTCTCGGACGGCTCCATCCGCCCGGGCACGGATCCGCTGACCGGCGAGACGATCGACCTCGTCAGTTGCTTCCAGGTCGCGGGAGACCCGGATGCGGCGAAGCGCGAGCGCTGGGCCCGCAATGCCTGCCCCGGGCACGGCAGCTGCGGTGGGATGTTCACCTACAACACCATGCAGACCTTCATCGCGCTGTTGGGGCTCGAGCCGCTGCACATGGTGTCGCCCGCGTCCGAGGACCCGCGCCGGACCGAGGTGTTCCCCGAACAGCTCGTGGACTGCCTGGAGATCATGACCCAGCGGGCCATCACTCCCCGCGACCTCGCCACGCCCGCCGCGTTCCGCAACGCCACGATCGTGGCCATCGCGATGGGCGGATCGACGAACGTGCTGCTGCACGCACCCGAGATCGCCCGGGCCACCGGGATCGATTTCTGGACCGAGGTCATGTCCCAGCACGACTTCAACCAGCTTTCCCGGACCGTGCCGGTGCTGATCAACGCCCGCCCGTTCGGGAAGTACAGCATGGTGGACATCGACGCGGTCGGCGGTCTCCCGGTGATCGTCAAGGAACTCCTCGACCACGGCGTTCTCGACGGTTCGACGCTGACGTGCACCGGCGAGACCCTGGCTGAGCAGGTCACTCGTCTCGACCCGCCGGCGCCGGATGGCGAGGTCGTCCTCGGCGTGGCCACGCCGTTCAAGCCGACCGGTGGTCTCCGGCTGCTGTCGGGCAATCTCGCCCCGAACGGCGGTGCGGTGATCAAGCTGGCCGGTGTCGAGACGGGCATCGTGGACAACCGCTTCGTCGGGCGTGCGCGAGTATTCGACAGCGAGCGAGACTTGTTGAGCGCCCTCGTCGACACGCCGGACATCTTCGCGGACCAGGACATGGTCGTCATTCGCTACGAGGGCCCGCGCGGCGCGCCCGGAATGCCTGAAATGCTGGATCCGACGTCACGCATCACTGCCTTGTGCCGGCGGAAGGGGATCTCTGTCGCGCTGATGACGGACGCGCGTTTCTCCGGCGGATCGGTCGGCCTGGTCATCGGGCACGTCGGGCCGGAGGCCGCTCTCGGTGGGCCGATCGCGTTGATCGAGGACGGGGACACGATCACCGTCGACCTCGACCACGACACACTCGACTCCGCTGAATTGGCCGACTCGGCGACGTTCGAGGCGAGGCTGCGGCGTTGGCAGGACGAGGCCGCCTCGCACGGCGGCGAGCATCCCCTGGTCCGGCCGGTCACGACGCGGCTGTTGCGTCGCATGCGCGCCGCTGCCGCCACGGCCCTGGAGGGCGCCGGGATGGCCACGCCTTCCGGTACCCAGCGCTGA
- a CDS encoding NADPH:quinone reductase codes for MRAIVYRRPGASDVLSLAERDIPEPGPGEVRVRLMRSGVNPTDWRFRSRPLPFDEVTPGQDGAGVIDAVGPQAADFKVGDRVWLILAQHGKPFGTAAEYVVQPISRVVPLPDGASFDIGAAIGVPALTAHRALTVHDRGPARLGPGAMTGLTVLVQGGAGAVGNAAVQLARWSGATVVTTVSSSRKESLAKAAGAHDVINYRQGDVESAVRAAAPDGVDLVVEVAPAQNNALDLAVLKTGGTVAIYAKHGGDEYSVPIFETYFKNLRYQYLVLYSLHAEALACAASDVTAAIATGGFCVGEDSGLPIHHFSLAEASVAQDAVEQGTVGKVLLDIAET; via the coding sequence TTGCGAGCCATTGTCTACCGTCGCCCCGGCGCCTCCGACGTTCTGTCGCTGGCCGAGCGCGACATTCCCGAGCCCGGTCCGGGCGAAGTGCGGGTCCGCCTGATGCGTTCCGGGGTCAATCCCACCGATTGGCGATTCCGAAGCCGACCGCTGCCCTTCGATGAAGTGACGCCAGGGCAAGACGGTGCCGGCGTCATCGACGCGGTGGGGCCGCAGGCAGCCGATTTCAAGGTTGGCGATCGCGTCTGGCTGATTCTCGCCCAGCACGGAAAGCCTTTCGGTACAGCGGCTGAGTATGTGGTGCAACCGATCAGCCGCGTCGTTCCTTTACCCGATGGGGCGAGTTTCGACATCGGTGCCGCCATCGGGGTTCCGGCGCTGACTGCGCATCGTGCTCTGACAGTGCACGATCGCGGCCCCGCGCGTCTGGGGCCAGGTGCGATGACCGGACTGACGGTCCTGGTGCAGGGCGGTGCAGGAGCGGTCGGCAACGCCGCAGTCCAGTTGGCGCGCTGGTCGGGCGCGACCGTCGTCACAACGGTGAGTTCCAGCAGGAAGGAATCCTTGGCGAAGGCCGCTGGTGCCCACGATGTGATCAACTATCGGCAGGGCGACGTCGAGAGCGCGGTACGCGCGGCCGCGCCCGACGGCGTGGACTTGGTGGTGGAGGTCGCTCCAGCCCAGAACAACGCACTGGACCTTGCTGTCTTGAAAACCGGCGGAACCGTAGCGATCTATGCCAAGCACGGAGGCGACGAATACTCAGTACCCATTTTTGAAACATATTTCAAGAACCTCCGATATCAGTACCTTGTCCTGTACTCCCTGCACGCCGAAGCGCTGGCGTGCGCGGCGAGCGACGTGACGGCGGCCATCGCCACTGGTGGCTTCTGCGTCGGTGAGGACTCTGGGCTCCCGATCCATCACTTCTCCCTCGCGGAGGCTTCGGTGGCGCAGGACGCGGTCGAACAAGGAACGGTCGGCAAAGTTCTTTTGGACATCGCGGAGACATGA
- a CDS encoding TetR/AcrR family transcriptional regulator encodes MGVKPLRRDAMESRARIISAARVIFAEHGCEVPLSEVAAAAEVGVATLSRHFDRAQLVQAVIEQRLLEHVNTADDALALAPEEAILSYVRGLCARGLVDRSLIRTFTLPLPNSQIAGRLRRQLRLRQLKLIRAGQDAGVLRAGVVPEDLLLVLLAVQCSMESTTGDAAWQRTLAILLAGLSDAATDHELPRPPRLDALFHPASGPRPGRRPSSLSKS; translated from the coding sequence ATGGGTGTGAAGCCACTACGACGAGATGCGATGGAAAGTCGTGCTCGGATCATCAGCGCTGCGCGAGTGATTTTCGCTGAGCATGGGTGCGAGGTGCCGCTGTCCGAGGTCGCCGCTGCCGCCGAGGTCGGCGTGGCAACGCTTTCACGCCACTTCGACCGCGCGCAGCTCGTCCAAGCCGTCATCGAACAACGCCTGCTGGAACACGTGAACACCGCTGACGACGCGCTCGCGCTGGCTCCCGAAGAGGCAATCCTCTCCTACGTGCGGGGCCTGTGCGCTCGCGGGCTCGTCGATCGCAGCCTGATCCGAACGTTCACACTCCCACTGCCGAACTCGCAGATCGCGGGCCGCTTGCGTCGCCAGCTCCGACTGCGGCAACTGAAGCTCATCAGGGCCGGGCAGGATGCGGGCGTGCTGAGGGCGGGTGTGGTACCCGAAGATCTTCTTCTCGTTCTCCTTGCTGTGCAGTGCAGCATGGAGAGCACGACTGGAGATGCAGCGTGGCAACGCACGCTGGCGATCCTTCTTGCCGGACTGTCCGATGCCGCCACAGACCACGAGTTGCCGAGACCCCCTCGGCTGGACGCCCTCTTTCACCCTGCCAGCGGTCCACGACCGGGTCGACGACCCAGCTCGCTGTCGAAGTCTTGA
- a CDS encoding GlxA family transcriptional regulator, translating to MHIVAVLALPQVVPFDLATPIEVFGRTRLPGGEPAYEVRICGPTAEIDADAFTLRPRWGLEALTAADTVIVPGRSEVDEVPDEVIDAVRAAAARGARLASICTGAFVLAATGLLDGLRATTHWAAAPQLAARYPRVEVDPDVLYVDNGQLLTSAGAAAGLDLCLHLIRRDHGSEVAAQASRLSVMPLEREGGQAQFIAADLSPVPRGSMLEPLLAWLEENCEKDLTLDDVAAHAGLSTRTLNRRFREQIGTTPLQWLLRARIRRAQYLLEATDHPVDRIADQVGFGSPASFRDRFKRVVGTSPRAYRGSFQRA from the coding sequence ATGCACATCGTGGCCGTTCTCGCGCTCCCGCAGGTCGTCCCGTTCGACCTCGCCACGCCGATCGAGGTGTTCGGCCGCACTCGGCTGCCCGGCGGGGAACCCGCTTACGAGGTGCGGATCTGCGGGCCCACGGCGGAAATCGACGCTGACGCCTTCACCCTGCGGCCGCGATGGGGACTCGAAGCGCTCACGGCCGCCGACACTGTGATCGTGCCCGGCCGTTCGGAAGTCGACGAGGTCCCGGACGAGGTGATCGACGCGGTGCGTGCCGCGGCCGCACGGGGAGCGCGGCTCGCTTCGATCTGCACCGGTGCCTTCGTGCTCGCCGCGACCGGACTGCTCGACGGCCTGCGCGCGACCACGCACTGGGCTGCCGCACCGCAGCTGGCCGCGCGCTACCCGCGGGTCGAGGTCGACCCGGACGTGCTGTACGTCGACAACGGGCAGCTGCTCACCTCCGCGGGTGCGGCGGCCGGGCTGGACCTGTGCCTGCACCTCATCCGCCGCGACCACGGCTCGGAGGTGGCGGCCCAGGCGTCGCGGCTTTCGGTGATGCCGCTGGAACGCGAAGGCGGGCAGGCGCAGTTCATCGCGGCGGACCTGTCTCCGGTGCCGCGGGGTTCGATGCTGGAGCCGCTGCTGGCGTGGCTCGAAGAGAACTGCGAGAAAGACCTCACCCTGGACGACGTCGCCGCGCACGCCGGCCTGAGCACCCGGACGCTGAACCGCCGCTTCCGTGAGCAGATCGGAACCACGCCGCTGCAATGGCTGCTGCGAGCCCGGATCCGCCGCGCGCAGTATCTGCTGGAGGCCACGGACCACCCGGTGGACCGCATCGCCGACCAGGTCGGCTTCGGCTCGCCGGCGTCGTTCCGGGACCGGTTCAAACGCGTGGTCGGCACCAGCCCGCGGGCGTATCGCGGGAGTTTCCAGCGGGCCTAA